In Pseudomonas sp. FP1742, the DNA window CTTCGATACCTCACGCCTCTGTAGGCGCTGCCGAAGACTGCGATCTTTTGATGTTCAATTCATCACCGGAGCCAACCCGGTGCAGAGGCTCCAACTCATGCCATCCGCTGGTGCGGACAGCTCACACAAAGCTGTGGGGGCGGGGGAGTGTGTCAGGTGCCGGCGATCAACTGCCGAGCCGCTTGATTGTGATCGGCGATCAACCCTTTCAGATCCAGCCCCTCAACTTGCCCATCGATCACCCGCCACTTGCCGCCGATCATCACCCGGTCTGCCCGGTCCGCGCCGCATAGCAGCAGCGCTGACACCGGATCGTGGCTGCCGGAGAAGCGCAGTTCATCCAGTTTGAATAGCGCCAGATCGGCCTGCTTGCCCGCCGCCAGTTCGCCGATATCGCTGCGCCCGAGCAACTGCGCCGAACCCTTGGTCGCCCAACCCAACACCAATTCCGGGGTGATCTTCTGCGCGCCATAACGCAGGCGCTGGATGTACAGCGCCTGTCGGGTTTCGAGCATCATATTCGAGGCGTCGTTGGACGCCGAGCCGTCCACGCCAAGCCCCAACAGCGCGCCCGCGGCGGTCAGGTCCAGCGTTGGACAAATGCCGGAAGCCAGGCGCATGTTCGAACTCGGGCAATGGCAAATACCGGTGCCGGCGGCGCCGAGGCGGGCGATTTCGTCGGGGTTGAAATGAATGCCGTGGGCCAGCCAGGTACGGGGGCCGAGCCAGCCGACGCTGTCCAGATAATCCACGGTACGCAGGCCGAAGCGTTGCAGGCAGAAGTCTTCTTCGTCGAGGGTTTCGGCCAGGTGAGTGTGCAGGCGCACGTCGAGGGTGTTTGCCAATTCGGCGCTGGCGGACATGATTTGCGGGGTTACTGAAAATGGCGAGCAGGGCGCCAAAGCGATCTGGATTTGCGCGCCGTCACCACGTTCGTGGTACTCGGCAATCAAGCGTTGGCTGTCGGCGAGAATCACTTCGCCTTCCTGGACAGTCTGCTGCGGCGGCAGCCCTCCGTCTTTTTCACCGAGGCTCATCGAACCGCGAGTGAGCATGGCGCGCATGCCCAGTTCGCGGACACTCTCGACCTGTACATCGATCGCGTTTTCCAGGCCCTCAGGAAACAGGTAATGGTGATCGGCCGCGGTGGTGCAGCCGGACAACAGCAACTCGGCCAACGCGACTTTGCTGGCGAGGGCGAGTTTTTCCGGCGTGAGCCTCGCCCAGACCGGATAGAGGGTTTTCAACCACGGGAACAACGGCTGATTGACCACCGGCGCCCAGGCGCGGGTCAGGGTTTGATAGAAGTGGTGATGGGTGTTGATCAGCCCCGGCAAGATCACATGTTCGCGGGCATCGAAGATTTGTCCACAGGGGGCGGACGGTTGCTGGCCGACGCCGAGCACTTCGACGATCAAACCGTCTTGCAGCACCAGACCGCCACGGGCATCGAGCGCGTTGGCCGTGAAAATGGCGAGGGGATTTTTTAACCAGGTACGGGTCGCAGGCATAATGGCCGGCTCCTCTGAAAGTGGGTTCAGGGTTGCCAGCTCAGTGTTGCCCTGTCTGCTGATCCAGGGTCGCCGCGGGGGCGAGGTGCGCAGTTTCGATCAAAAAAGTTTCGCGGGCAAGCCTCGCTCGACAGGACAATGCAAGCCCCCTGTGGGAGCGGGCTTGCTCGCGAATGGGATTTCATATTCACATGGATGTTGCCTGACCCACCGCCTTCGCGAGCAAGCCCGCTCCCACACTCGATTTATGGTGTTACCAGGGAATGGTCTCACCCCGGTAATTCACAAAGTGATGCCCGCCCTTGCCGGCATACGCATTCACCTGATCGAT includes these proteins:
- a CDS encoding 8-oxoguanine deaminase, giving the protein MPATRTWLKNPLAIFTANALDARGGLVLQDGLIVEVLGVGQQPSAPCGQIFDAREHVILPGLINTHHHFYQTLTRAWAPVVNQPLFPWLKTLYPVWARLTPEKLALASKVALAELLLSGCTTAADHHYLFPEGLENAIDVQVESVRELGMRAMLTRGSMSLGEKDGGLPPQQTVQEGEVILADSQRLIAEYHERGDGAQIQIALAPCSPFSVTPQIMSASAELANTLDVRLHTHLAETLDEEDFCLQRFGLRTVDYLDSVGWLGPRTWLAHGIHFNPDEIARLGAAGTGICHCPSSNMRLASGICPTLDLTAAGALLGLGVDGSASNDASNMMLETRQALYIQRLRYGAQKITPELVLGWATKGSAQLLGRSDIGELAAGKQADLALFKLDELRFSGSHDPVSALLLCGADRADRVMIGGKWRVIDGQVEGLDLKGLIADHNQAARQLIAGT